One genomic region from Vitis riparia cultivar Riparia Gloire de Montpellier isolate 1030 chromosome 17, EGFV_Vit.rip_1.0, whole genome shotgun sequence encodes:
- the LOC117904814 gene encoding oleosin 1: protein MADRHSGSGQTQRPPRPTPGSAFLRRLHDHAPNSTQFIGFLALIVSGCILLFLTGLTITATVIGLIFFTPLILISSPIWVPAGTVLFLAAAGFLSMCGFGLAVLAGLSWIYKYFRGWNPPGSGRFDYARSRIADTASHVKDYAREYGGYLQSKVKDAAPGA from the coding sequence ATGGCTGACCGCCACTCCGGTTCAGGCCAAACCCAACGTCCACCTCGACCCACACCCGGTTCAGCATTCCTACGTAGACTCCACGACCACGCCCCCAACTCCACTCAATTCATCGGCTTCTTGGCCCTCATCGTCTCCGGCTGCATCTTGCTCTTCCTCACCGGCCTCACCATCACCGCCACTGTCATTGGCCTCATCTTCTTCACTCCCTTGATCCTCATTTCCAGCCCCATATGGGTTCCGGCCGGGACAGTTCTCTTCTTAGCTGCGGCTGGGTTCTTATCCATGTGCGGGTTCGGTCTGGCGGTTCTGGCCGGTCTGTCTTGGATATACAAGTACTTCAGGGGTTGGAACCCGCCCGGTTCTGGCAGGTTTGACTACGCCAGGAGCCGGATCGCGGACACGGCCAGCCACGTAAAGGACTACGCTAGGGAGTATGGTGGGTATTTGCAGAGTAAGGTGAAGGACGCGGCTCCTGGAGCCTGA
- the LOC117904815 gene encoding uncharacterized protein LOC117904815, which produces MARHSPEHDIGSNTGFGTSKKVASGLLHSVSTLVASCSKQASRVSSKFRTKVSHSRISPKSPLARPKQLLTSISNKAIPFLHKKKGGEQLDSKEVAEEGFGDGGVWQRAILMGDKCQPLDFSGVIYYDNKGEQLQELPLRSPRASPLPSYAFRK; this is translated from the coding sequence ATGGCCCGCCATAGCCCAGAACACGACATCGGCTCCAACACCGGCTTTGGAACCTCCAAGAAGGTCGCAAGTGGCTTGCTCCACTCCGTATCGACGCTTGTGGCTTCGTGCTCCAAGCAAGCCAGCCGAGTCTCCAGCAAGTTTCGTACAAAGGTGAGCCACTCGAGAATCTCTCCGAAGTCGCCGTTGGCGCGGCCCAAGCAGCTGCTGACGAGTATAAGCAACAAGGCGATTCCTTTTCTGCATAAGAAGAAAGGGGGCGAACAGTTAGACAGCAAAGAAGTTGCAGAGGAAGGGTTCGGAGACGGCGGCGTGTGGCAGAGGGCGATCCTGATGGGGGATAAATGCCAGCCGTTGGATTTCTCTGGCGTAATATATTACGATAATAAGGGGGAGCAGCTCCAGGAGCTGCCGCTCAGGTCGCCGCGTGCGAGTCCGCTGCCGAGTTACGCTTTTCGGAAGTGA
- the LOC117904813 gene encoding protein CHUP1, chloroplastic-like: MFVKVSFVAAASVAAFAVSRIKIQSSRKRNPPIKPAEIDDSSFQQEEIEEDGEEKSADSEFSVEEEEEIKGSTTRRKMEQNLNLPKRRESGNPQDVTGEIGILQNAVKEMERKRRTLEGKLLEMYGIKEQRSYIAQLQKHLKVKTEEVDFLSITVNSLRAETKKLQEEAKEGVLVEKQLEIAKKRIKELHEKMTTDRNWARKKLLTLAREVSGFEKTGISSTDHENVEKKSGSVEFKAMEMKRRNKELEMETGGLKIMLVAAEDKANALSDMTEDKLEEEMNKFRHANESLSKQIEKLRKNRFGIIEELMYQRSLNACLRFESQNYLTPPILRKNSSQESHGNKTPTPIPHHNSYSKSSSSSSIDRTTIDSSSSSERSISKKYGLIHNIRRWGRRKDNPRLVVSSSERSSRENSPFKAGGLIRRLSMSDVPLQRKENDSTGLVGITPSRKIKRVQFSTQSQEVQSVFDLERNPIDTVAWLRSTGDLDDKKNTAMQSSRAGSLMGGDEKHEVSLKKASHCRDLSGTDMGNGKVESGDKEELHHSNMLPNVLHSDSRVWTPLRSSSFS, encoded by the exons ATGTTTGTAAAGGTTAGCTTTGTGGCTGCAGCTTCAGTTGCAGCTTTTGCAGTTTCCAGAATCAAAATTCAATCTTCCAGGAAGCGAAACCCTCCAATCAAACCTGCAG AGATTGATGACTCAAGCTTCCAACAAGAAGAGATTGAAGAAGACGGGGAAGAGAAGTCTGCGGATTCTGAATTTTCA gttgaggaagaggaagagattAAAGGGAGTACTACCAGAagaaaaatggaacaaaatttgaatttacccAAAAGAAGAGAGAGTGGAAATCCACAAGATGTTACAGGTGAAATAGGGATACTACAGAATGCAGTAAAAGaaatggagagaaaaagaaggaCCCTTGAAGGGAAACTGCTAGAAATGTATGGTATTAAAGAGCAGCGTTCATATATTGCTCAGTTGCAGAAGCACTTGAAGGTCAAGACGGAGGAGGTCGACTTTCTGAGCATCACCGTGAACTCGTTGCGGGCAGAGACGAAGAAACTTCAAGAGGAAGCCAAAGAGGGTGTGTTGGTAGAGAAGCAGCTAGAGATTGCAaagaagagaataaaagaaCTGCACGAGAAGATGACTACAGATAGGAACTGGGCGAGGAAGAAATTGCTGACGCTAGCACGAGAAGTTTCTGGTTTTGAGAAGACAGGAATATCCAGTACAGATCATGAGAATGTTGAAAAGAAGAGCGGAAGTGTGGAATTCAAAGCTATGGAGATGAAGAGGAGGAACAAAGAGCTTGAAATGGAAACGGGAGGACTGAAAATTATGTTGGTTGCTGCAGAAGACAAAGCAAATGCGCTATCTGATATGACAGag GATAAGCTGGAGGAGGAGATGAATAAGTTTAGGCATGCAAATGAAAGTTTATCCAAACAGATAGAAAAATTGCGGAAAAACAGGTTCGGCATAATCGAAGAACTAATGTACCAACGCTCGCTCAACGCTTGCTTGAGGTTCGAAAGCCAAAATTACCTAACCCCACCGATTCTCAGAAAGAATTCAAGCCAAGAATCTCATGGCAACAAGACTCCTACTCCAATCCCACACCATAATTCATACAGCAAATCTTCTTCCTCATCCTCCATTGACAGAACTACAATAGACAGCTCTTCTAGCAGCGAGAGGAGCATAAGCAAGAAATATGGTTTGATTCATAATATAAGAAGATGGGGAAGACGAAAGGATAATCCAAGATTAGTTGTTTCATCATCGGAGAGGTCTTCTAGAGAAAATTCTCCATTCAAGGCAGGCGGCCTAATTCGCAGGTTATCTATGTCAGATGTTCCACTGCAAAGGAAGGAAAATGACAGCACCGGACTAGTAGGCATCACCCCATCTAGGAAGATCAAAAGAGTGCAGTTTAGCACCCAATCTCAGGAAGTTCAAAGCGTCTTTGATCTCGAAAGGAATCCAATCGACACGGTAGCATGGCTGAGATCAACTGGAGACCTGGATGACAAGAAAAATACAGCCATGCAATCAAGCAGAGCTGGGTCCCTTATGGGGGGAGACGAGAAACATGAAGTGAGTCTGAAAAAGGCCAGTCATTGCAGGGATTTGAGCGGGACAGACATGGGAAATGGTAAGGTTGAAAGTGGGGACAAAGAGGAGTTGCATCATTCAAATATGCTGCCCAATGTTCTTCATAGTGACAGCAGGGTTTGGACCCCCCTGcgttcttcctctttctcttga